From Acidithiobacillus sp., the proteins below share one genomic window:
- the lpxD gene encoding UDP-3-O-(3-hydroxymyristoyl)glucosamine N-acyltransferase — translation MVRKEYLLSDLAAVAGAELRGDAAYRITSLAPLETAGSGELTFYQDSRLRRQLEASKAGAVILTPQDAETYAGQCLLTDNPYAAFARVMQYLHPVAVPQPGLHYTAQVARDAQVDPGARIDAYVQIEAGAVIAAGVWLEAGTFIGAGTEVGRGSHLYPGVKIYAGCKLGADCILHAGAVIGADGFGFAEADDRFLKIPQVGRVLIGNGVEVGANSCIDRGALADTVIEDGVKIDNLVQIGHNVQIGAHTVVAGQTGIAGSTRVGCHCRIGGQVGIAGHIEIADGCVIAGQSAVTRSLRRSGVYSGVIPAQEVNRWRRVVARLDGLDALFRRVKRVEREVEQDLSTNGGPSDRE, via the coding sequence GTGGTGCGCAAGGAATACCTTCTCAGCGATCTTGCGGCGGTGGCGGGCGCCGAGTTGCGTGGTGACGCTGCATATAGGATCACTTCACTGGCGCCACTGGAAACGGCGGGTAGTGGTGAGCTGACATTTTACCAGGATTCCCGCCTGCGCAGGCAGTTAGAGGCCAGCAAGGCGGGGGCGGTAATTTTGACACCGCAGGATGCTGAGACGTATGCGGGCCAGTGTCTGCTGACGGATAATCCCTATGCGGCCTTTGCACGGGTCATGCAGTATCTGCACCCGGTCGCGGTGCCTCAGCCAGGGTTGCACTATACGGCACAGGTGGCGCGCGACGCGCAGGTAGATCCTGGTGCCCGCATTGATGCCTACGTGCAGATAGAGGCTGGAGCGGTGATCGCGGCAGGTGTCTGGCTGGAGGCCGGTACCTTTATCGGTGCGGGCACGGAGGTAGGACGAGGGTCACATCTTTACCCCGGCGTTAAAATTTATGCGGGCTGCAAGTTGGGCGCCGATTGCATCCTCCATGCGGGCGCGGTGATTGGTGCCGATGGTTTTGGTTTTGCCGAGGCAGATGACCGGTTTCTGAAGATACCGCAGGTGGGTCGTGTACTTATTGGAAATGGCGTGGAGGTTGGTGCCAACTCCTGCATTGACCGAGGTGCGCTGGCAGACACGGTGATTGAAGATGGGGTAAAGATAGACAATCTGGTGCAGATTGGGCACAACGTCCAGATCGGCGCGCATACGGTTGTCGCCGGACAGACAGGTATTGCTGGGAGTACGCGGGTTGGCTGTCATTGCCGTATTGGTGGTCAGGTAGGGATTGCCGGTCACATAGAAATTGCCGATGGTTGTGTAATTGCTGGACAGAGCGCGGTGACTCGTTCGTTGCGTCGTTCCGGTGTTTATTCCGGGGTGATCCCTGCACAGGAAGTGAATCGCTGGAGACGTGTCGTCGCGCGTCTCGACGGGCTGGATGCACTGTTTCGGCGGGTGAAGCGGGTCGAGCGTGAAGTCGAGCAGGATTTATCTACAAACGGGGGGCCGTCTGATCGTGAATGA
- the lpxA gene encoding acyl-ACP--UDP-N-acetylglucosamine O-acyltransferase — MTSQIHPQALVDPLARIGEGCIVGPFAVIGAGVEIGDHCQIGAHTVIEGPSRLGAYNHIFQFASIGTAPQDLGYNGEPTALEIGSHNTVREFVTINRGTVKGGGMTRIGNHNLLMAYCHVAHDCCIGDQVVMANAATLAGHVSVEDHAILGGLSAVHQYARVGAHAILGGGTMAPLDIPPYMMAAGNHASLHGINVRGLARRGIPRETILQIKRTYRLLFRSGRRLEDAMDEVMQRGLTAPEVAYLLDFIRNTHRGITRP, encoded by the coding sequence ATGACCTCGCAGATTCATCCGCAGGCTCTCGTCGATCCCTTGGCCCGAATCGGCGAGGGCTGCATAGTCGGGCCTTTTGCTGTCATCGGTGCAGGGGTGGAAATTGGCGATCACTGCCAGATCGGTGCGCATACAGTGATTGAAGGCCCTAGCCGATTGGGAGCCTATAACCATATTTTTCAGTTTGCGTCGATTGGCACCGCTCCGCAGGACCTTGGCTACAACGGTGAACCTACTGCGCTTGAAATCGGTTCGCACAATACAGTACGTGAGTTTGTGACCATCAACCGCGGCACCGTGAAGGGTGGTGGAATGACGCGGATTGGTAATCACAACCTCCTCATGGCTTACTGTCATGTGGCGCATGACTGTTGTATCGGCGATCAGGTGGTGATGGCCAATGCGGCAACACTTGCCGGACATGTCAGTGTCGAAGATCACGCCATCCTTGGTGGTCTGTCGGCAGTGCATCAGTATGCACGGGTGGGGGCTCACGCGATTCTCGGCGGCGGGACCATGGCTCCTCTGGATATCCCGCCCTATATGATGGCGGCAGGTAATCACGCCAGTTTGCATGGCATTAATGTGCGCGGTTTGGCTCGGCGGGGGATTCCCCGGGAGACCATTTTGCAGATTAAGCGGACTTATCGCCTGCTCTTCCGCTCAGGGCGCCGTCTGGAGGATGCGATGGATGAGGTTATGCAGCGCGGATTGACTGCTCCAGAGGTGGCTTACCTTTTGGATTTTATTCGTAATACGCATCGCGGAATTACCCGACCATGA
- the fabZ gene encoding 3-hydroxyacyl-ACP dehydratase FabZ, producing MNELNIQDILKRLPHRYPFLLVDRVVEIEIGKRLRALKNVTMNEPYFQGHFPGFPVMPGVLIIEALAQAAALLAFVSEDKNGENAAVYFAGIDKARFRKPVTPGDQLELIANVSRRRSGMWQMETVALVDGAEVASGLLLATLREHAQ from the coding sequence GTGAATGAACTGAATATTCAGGATATTCTTAAACGCTTGCCGCATCGCTATCCATTTCTGCTGGTGGATCGGGTGGTTGAAATAGAGATAGGGAAACGCTTACGTGCTTTGAAAAATGTCACCATGAACGAGCCGTATTTTCAGGGGCATTTCCCAGGGTTCCCGGTTATGCCGGGCGTGCTCATCATTGAGGCGCTCGCCCAGGCGGCGGCCCTTCTCGCCTTTGTTTCCGAAGACAAGAATGGCGAGAATGCAGCGGTCTATTTTGCCGGGATAGATAAGGCACGTTTCCGCAAGCCGGTGACGCCCGGTGATCAGCTGGAACTCATCGCCAATGTGAGCCGCCGACGTTCCGGCATGTGGCAGATGGAAACGGTAGCGCTGGTGGATGGCGCGGAAGTCGCTTCTGGGCTGCTTTTGGCCACATTGCGCGAGCATGCCCAATGA
- a CDS encoding OmpH family outer membrane protein, producing MNWQLRIGMVLLLMLTSAMAWADPLKIGFVDLDRALRELPEAQAGATSLNKQIEAKQKEIQARRQQVDTFQKTLEKDFPHLTNTQRREREAQLQNMILNLQQFQRQAQDSLNYQRNRILKNIQDQLVRVVGRIGRAGHYTVILNDKSVLYVNGAIDITSQVVAAMANKPVPAQSAGSK from the coding sequence ATGAATTGGCAATTGCGTATTGGAATGGTTCTCCTGTTAATGCTGACTTCGGCGATGGCGTGGGCGGACCCGCTGAAGATTGGATTCGTGGATCTCGACCGCGCGTTGCGCGAATTGCCCGAGGCGCAGGCTGGCGCGACGAGTCTCAACAAACAGATAGAGGCGAAGCAGAAGGAAATCCAGGCTAGGCGGCAACAGGTCGATACCTTTCAAAAGACCCTGGAAAAGGATTTCCCGCATCTGACCAATACCCAAAGGCGGGAACGAGAGGCGCAATTGCAAAATATGATTCTCAATTTGCAGCAGTTCCAGCGACAGGCTCAGGATAGTTTGAATTACCAACGTAATCGTATTCTGAAAAATATACAGGATCAATTGGTCAGAGTGGTGGGCAGGATTGGGCGTGCCGGACATTATACGGTTATCCTCAATGATAAATCGGTGCTTTATGTCAATGGCGCCATTGATATTACCTCGCAAGTAGTGGCAGCGATGGCGAATAAACCAGTTCCTGCTCAGTCGGCTGGCAGTAAATAG
- the rseP gene encoding RIP metalloprotease RseP gives MQILETIGAFILAIGILVLIHESGHFAVARLMGVKVLKFSVGFGPTLISRRWGRDQTEYVIAALPLGGYVKMLGEQGGEPVPAEDSKRAFDNLAPGKRFLIALAGPLANLLFAIVAYAGVAWIGIPGLAPIVGLVQDHSLAAQAQLRPGERITMLDGRPVHTWEDMRMGLLSAAVARTPVILQTMRGDGAQVTHVLSLQVLAADAVGPDFISKVIGMEPYLPAVIGAVEPHSPAQLAGLRAGDRIVAMDGHRISSWESLARHVESHPDKVIQLRYLTAQGLAKAVSLTPQMFLDKAGKPVGRIGIIMAPLPKNLIVRRERGPLEGLIYGVRTTGQMSLMTVEMIVRMVQGFVSPDNISGPIAIAEFAGQSAQAGLAPFLSFLALISISLGVLNLLPIPILDGGHLVFYAVEMVRGKPLPAAVVQKAQQIGIVLLLMLMSFAFYNDIMRLLTP, from the coding sequence ATGCAAATTCTTGAGACCATAGGGGCCTTTATTCTGGCTATCGGCATCCTCGTGCTGATCCACGAATCCGGTCACTTCGCGGTCGCCAGATTGATGGGCGTCAAGGTGCTTAAGTTTAGTGTAGGCTTTGGGCCGACCCTGATCAGCCGCCGTTGGGGGCGAGATCAGACGGAATATGTGATCGCCGCACTACCCCTGGGTGGCTACGTCAAAATGCTCGGCGAACAGGGCGGTGAGCCAGTCCCGGCCGAAGACAGTAAACGGGCCTTTGATAACCTTGCGCCCGGTAAACGCTTTTTGATTGCCTTGGCGGGACCGCTGGCCAATCTCCTGTTTGCCATCGTGGCTTATGCGGGCGTGGCATGGATCGGTATCCCGGGATTGGCGCCCATCGTCGGTTTGGTACAGGATCATTCCCTTGCGGCTCAGGCGCAATTGCGTCCGGGGGAACGTATCACGATGCTCGACGGGCGACCTGTCCATACCTGGGAGGATATGCGTATGGGGCTCCTCTCAGCAGCGGTTGCGCGTACCCCAGTGATCCTACAGACGATGCGCGGTGACGGTGCTCAGGTGACCCATGTGCTGTCTCTGCAGGTGCTTGCCGCGGACGCTGTGGGGCCAGACTTTATCAGTAAGGTTATTGGGATGGAGCCCTACCTGCCCGCCGTCATCGGTGCTGTAGAGCCGCATAGCCCGGCACAACTGGCCGGGTTGCGGGCAGGAGACCGCATTGTCGCCATGGATGGTCATCGGATTTCCAGTTGGGAAAGTCTGGCCCGGCATGTCGAGTCGCACCCCGATAAAGTCATCCAACTACGTTATCTGACGGCGCAAGGGCTTGCAAAAGCCGTAAGTCTCACCCCGCAGATGTTTCTCGACAAGGCCGGAAAACCGGTAGGTCGTATCGGTATCATCATGGCACCGTTGCCCAAAAATTTGATCGTACGGCGCGAGCGCGGCCCTCTGGAGGGCCTAATCTATGGGGTGCGAACGACTGGGCAGATGTCGCTCATGACCGTCGAGATGATCGTGCGAATGGTGCAGGGTTTTGTATCCCCGGATAATATCAGCGGTCCGATTGCCATCGCGGAATTTGCCGGGCAGTCTGCACAAGCCGGTCTGGCGCCATTTTTGTCTTTTCTCGCGCTGATCAGTATCAGTCTGGGGGTGCTTAATCTTCTGCCCATTCCGATTCTGGATGGGGGCCACCTCGTATTTTATGCCGTGGAAATGGTACGTGGTAAACCACTCCCTGCGGCGGTGGTGCAAAAAGCGCAGCAGATCGGTATAGTGCTGCTTTTGATGCTCATGTCCTTCGCCTTCTACAATGATATTATGAGATTGCTGACACCGTGA
- the bamA gene encoding outer membrane protein assembly factor BamA, translating to MKKFSLSSPPPILFAAGVACVAAAWAAPAWAFTPFTVKNIEIRGLEHIAPGTVYNYLPIHIGEQVDDQKAQQAIKDLYSTGFFKDVTIARSDDNLLVIVQERPIISGIKMMGIKAFSKSEVNGTLKGVGLVDRHIFNRSVLDQVVHGLQEQYEGMGYYNAKIQARVEKLPRNRVVIHIDAQEGEQATIKQVTIVGNHAFSESRLRSLFSIGAPDAFSFFTKNDRYSREKLMQGLEKLHNYYLDRGYLNFDVESTQVQVSPDRRFVYITVNVSEGDLYHIQSVGLSGDLVVPKPELEKLVEIKPGGVFSRAKINDTNNAIADKLGDLGYAFANTTPVPKVDEKTHEVALTFAVDPGRKVYIRRIEITGNDKSRDYVVRRQFRQMEGALYDGALIRRSKMRLQQTGFYDKIDTKTVPVPGHPDQLDLDVHVSERPTGSFSIGVGYSNAQGILFNGSISQNNFMGTGNALSFSANVGSLGTAYNLSFTDPYFTPDGISLGFSLYRNDTNLSTLSVAPYQEIDYGGTATLGIPVMQYVYDYMSLGFSNTTINLFASPPAIYSQYVQTFGNTATALTIGNDLTYDSRNSPIFPTKGFYGSLALKAAVPPAKLRWYKAEIKADYYHPITSWLTGGLSGRYGFINGYGGLGVPFFNNYYLGGPTTLPGYQTYSLGPQVGGYPVGGTRELLFNASLYFPLPGLADNNNFRMSLFTASGWVYGVNADGSSSNNYFPSLGQMRTTAGIGFLWISPMGPLRLSVAVPLNKQPNDLTQPLQFTVGNNF from the coding sequence GTGAAAAAATTCAGCCTCAGTTCGCCCCCTCCCATCCTTTTCGCTGCCGGTGTGGCTTGTGTTGCCGCCGCTTGGGCGGCACCAGCCTGGGCATTTACGCCCTTTACGGTCAAGAATATAGAAATTCGTGGCCTGGAGCACATCGCGCCCGGTACAGTCTACAACTACCTGCCCATCCATATTGGCGAGCAGGTGGATGACCAGAAGGCGCAGCAGGCCATTAAAGATCTCTATTCTACGGGATTCTTCAAGGATGTGACCATTGCCCGCTCTGACGACAATCTGCTGGTCATCGTGCAGGAGCGGCCCATCATCTCCGGCATCAAGATGATGGGCATCAAGGCTTTTTCCAAAAGTGAGGTGAATGGCACACTCAAGGGTGTCGGCCTGGTGGACAGGCACATCTTTAATCGTTCGGTTCTTGATCAGGTGGTGCATGGCCTGCAGGAACAGTACGAAGGCATGGGCTATTACAATGCCAAGATCCAGGCGCGAGTGGAAAAATTACCGCGTAACCGGGTAGTCATCCATATTGACGCGCAGGAAGGCGAGCAAGCGACCATCAAGCAGGTAACCATTGTTGGTAATCATGCCTTCAGTGAAAGCCGTCTGCGCAGCCTTTTCAGTATTGGTGCGCCGGATGCATTTTCCTTTTTTACCAAGAATGATCGTTACTCGCGTGAAAAGCTTATGCAGGGCCTGGAGAAACTCCATAACTATTATTTGGACCGGGGTTATCTGAATTTTGATGTCGAATCCACCCAGGTACAGGTGTCTCCTGACCGACGTTTTGTGTATATCACGGTCAATGTGAGCGAGGGGGATCTCTATCATATTCAATCGGTGGGGCTGAGTGGCGATCTGGTCGTGCCGAAGCCGGAACTGGAAAAACTGGTGGAGATCAAGCCCGGAGGAGTGTTTTCCCGAGCCAAGATCAACGACACCAATAATGCTATTGCAGATAAGTTGGGAGACTTGGGCTACGCTTTTGCCAATACCACGCCGGTGCCTAAAGTAGATGAAAAAACTCACGAAGTGGCTCTGACCTTTGCAGTGGACCCAGGTCGCAAGGTCTATATTCGCCGTATTGAGATCACCGGTAATGACAAAAGCCGGGACTATGTGGTACGGCGTCAATTCCGACAGATGGAAGGCGCGCTTTATGATGGTGCGCTGATCCGACGCTCTAAGATGCGTCTGCAGCAAACAGGCTTTTATGACAAAATTGATACTAAAACCGTACCGGTTCCTGGGCATCCTGATCAACTGGATCTGGATGTCCACGTGAGCGAAAGACCTACGGGCAGCTTTAGTATCGGTGTCGGCTACTCCAATGCCCAGGGTATCTTGTTCAACGGTTCGATCAGTCAGAACAACTTTATGGGTACGGGCAACGCGTTGTCTTTCTCGGCGAATGTGGGCAGCCTGGGGACGGCGTATAATCTTTCCTTCACAGACCCGTATTTTACGCCTGACGGCATCAGCCTCGGCTTCAGTCTGTATCGGAACGACACCAATCTTTCCACTCTATCCGTAGCCCCTTATCAGGAAATAGATTACGGTGGAACTGCCACACTGGGTATCCCGGTGATGCAGTATGTCTATGATTATATGTCGTTGGGTTTTAGTAACACGACGATTAATCTGTTTGCTAGTCCGCCGGCAATTTACTCCCAATATGTCCAGACATTTGGTAACACGGCCACAGCGTTGACGATTGGAAATGACCTGACTTATGATAGCCGAAATTCCCCGATATTTCCCACCAAAGGTTTCTACGGAAGTCTGGCGCTGAAGGCGGCGGTGCCCCCCGCGAAACTGCGCTGGTATAAGGCAGAGATTAAAGCGGACTACTACCATCCCATTACTTCTTGGCTGACGGGTGGTTTGAGCGGGCGCTATGGCTTTATCAACGGTTACGGCGGTCTAGGCGTGCCATTCTTTAATAACTACTATCTGGGTGGTCCGACCACCTTGCCGGGTTATCAGACCTATTCGTTAGGGCCACAAGTGGGTGGCTATCCCGTCGGCGGTACTCGTGAGTTGCTGTTTAATGCCAGCTTGTATTTCCCGCTTCCGGGCCTCGCAGACAATAATAATTTCCGGATGTCTCTGTTTACGGCCAGCGGGTGGGTTTATGGTGTCAATGCTGATGGCTCATCGTCAAATAATTACTTCCCGAGTTTGGGACAAATGCGGACGACGGCGGGTATCGGTTTCCTGTGGATCAGCCCGATGGGACCGCTGCGCCTGTCTGTCGCCGTACCGCTCAACAAGCAGCCGAATGATTTGACCCAGCCCTTGCAGTTCACTGTGGGTAATAACTTTTGA
- a CDS encoding Gfo/Idh/MocA family oxidoreductase, which translates to MINLRNIRTGVIGVGHLGRFHAQKYAAISKLAGVFDEDGERAAEVAAELGCHAFPSVGALLAEVDAVSIATPTSIHFAAAEAAMQAGVHCLVEKPFTLDTEEADALIGMAQERHLVLAVGHIKRVHPAIQHLLQAGYGAPRYLEAERLAPFKPRSLDIDVIMDLMIHDLDLTLLLTGAEPVDVRAVGVAAVTDKADMANAWMTLNNGTVANLAASRVVREPARRMRIFWQDRYASVDFLNNTLHIYHRGAGAVPGIPGVRDEAVELPKRDALAAEIEDFLNAIAAHRPVFCDGIAGRRVLAAALQVRVAVEAFLQH; encoded by the coding sequence ATGATCAATCTACGAAATATACGAACCGGCGTTATTGGTGTTGGCCATCTTGGCCGTTTTCATGCGCAGAAATATGCCGCAATCTCAAAATTGGCAGGTGTTTTTGATGAGGATGGGGAACGGGCCGCGGAGGTCGCCGCCGAGTTGGGGTGCCATGCTTTTCCCAGCGTTGGTGCGTTACTGGCTGAAGTGGATGCGGTGTCCATTGCCACACCCACCTCTATCCACTTCGCGGCGGCGGAAGCCGCCATGCAGGCTGGTGTACATTGTCTGGTCGAAAAACCCTTTACTCTGGATACCGAAGAAGCGGATGCGCTGATCGGCATGGCGCAGGAGCGCCATCTGGTGCTGGCGGTTGGTCATATCAAGCGGGTACATCCTGCTATTCAGCATTTGCTGCAAGCTGGCTACGGAGCGCCCCGCTACCTGGAGGCGGAGCGTCTGGCGCCCTTCAAGCCACGCTCGCTGGATATCGACGTGATCATGGATCTGATGATTCACGATCTGGACCTGACTTTGCTGCTGACTGGCGCCGAGCCTGTAGACGTGCGCGCCGTGGGTGTCGCGGCAGTGACAGACAAGGCGGATATGGCCAATGCCTGGATGACGCTGAATAATGGCACCGTGGCCAATCTGGCAGCCTCCCGGGTAGTGCGGGAACCAGCGCGGCGCATGCGTATCTTTTGGCAGGATCGTTACGCCTCGGTGGATTTTCTCAATAATACCCTGCATATCTACCATCGCGGTGCGGGAGCCGTGCCGGGAATTCCCGGTGTGCGTGATGAGGCCGTGGAGTTACCCAAACGGGATGCTCTGGCGGCGGAGATCGAGGATTTCCTGAACGCCATCGCAGCGCACCGGCCGGTGTTTTGCGATGGCATTGCAGGTCGGCGGGTGCTGGCGGCGGCGCTGCAGGTGCGGGTGGCCGTGGAGGCTTTTTTGCAGCACTGA
- the lpxB gene encoding lipid-A-disaccharide synthase — protein MSKAFILAVERSGENLGLEIMLNAAQAGLDLQWSGVVGSRLQAAGVQNIADGEVLAMVGLVEVLRHYRRLRWLYGQIRQHLRAERPDCVVLIDHPAFNLHIAKMAKKLGIRVLYVVGPQIWAWRSQRIHQIKRVVDHMLVLFPFEVPIYALAGVPVHVLAHPLLVQTAAAPNRENARATLDMATDGQVLALLPGSRRGELERLTLRYAETARLLREQMPDLRILVALAREELCPLWERLWKQGAGPEDARLVIAQTQTVLAAADVVLVASGTATLETALMQRPAVVVYILNALTFAFVRRLVKTPFVAMPNILLKKSVYPEFLQGAFAPAQVADALAALFGSAGPEQVAKLQKLRGLLKGDPPEQLQQVLREMLA, from the coding sequence TTGAGCAAGGCCTTTATCCTCGCGGTAGAGCGTTCCGGCGAAAATCTCGGGCTGGAAATCATGTTGAATGCAGCGCAGGCCGGACTCGATCTGCAGTGGTCGGGGGTGGTTGGATCTCGCCTGCAGGCAGCGGGAGTGCAAAATATTGCCGATGGTGAAGTGCTGGCGATGGTCGGGTTGGTCGAAGTCTTGCGACATTACCGCCGTCTGCGCTGGCTCTATGGGCAGATTCGGCAGCATCTGCGGGCGGAACGGCCAGATTGTGTGGTGCTGATTGACCATCCGGCTTTCAATCTGCACATTGCCAAGATGGCAAAAAAACTAGGCATTCGTGTGCTCTACGTGGTAGGCCCACAGATCTGGGCCTGGCGATCGCAGCGGATTCATCAGATCAAGCGCGTGGTGGACCACATGCTGGTTCTTTTTCCCTTTGAGGTGCCCATTTATGCACTGGCGGGGGTGCCGGTGCATGTGCTGGCACATCCTCTATTGGTGCAGACTGCCGCCGCGCCAAATCGGGAAAACGCGCGGGCAACGCTGGACATGGCGACAGATGGCCAGGTGCTTGCGCTTCTACCCGGCAGTCGACGTGGTGAGCTGGAACGGTTGACATTGCGTTACGCCGAAACCGCGCGACTTTTGCGCGAACAAATGCCGGATCTGCGGATTCTGGTGGCCTTGGCCAGAGAGGAGTTATGCCCTCTCTGGGAGCGGCTCTGGAAACAGGGTGCCGGGCCGGAAGATGCACGGCTGGTGATCGCTCAGACGCAAACTGTGCTAGCGGCCGCTGACGTGGTGCTGGTCGCCTCCGGTACCGCTACACTGGAAACCGCACTCATGCAGCGCCCGGCGGTTGTCGTCTATATTTTGAACGCACTCACCTTTGCTTTCGTCCGAAGACTGGTGAAGACACCTTTCGTGGCTATGCCTAATATTCTGCTGAAAAAGTCCGTGTACCCGGAATTCCTCCAGGGGGCCTTTGCGCCCGCGCAAGTGGCGGACGCACTGGCAGCGCTTTTTGGCTCGGCGGGTCCCGAGCAGGTGGCGAAATTGCAGAAACTGCGTGGTCTACTGAAAGGTGATCCACCCGAGCAATTGCAGCAGGTACTCCGCGAGATGCTGGCGTGA
- a CDS encoding ribonuclease HII gives MKNAPILEHYGPRCAGVDEAGRGPLAGPVVAAAVILRAPLHGLDDSKKMTAAARAHWAVRIRSEALAWSLSWAAVWEIERYNILQASLRAMARAIAGLPRRPQRILVDGNQPPPGWQVATLVGGDGRVDAIAAAGILAKVARDEEMQLLDRYYPQYGLARHMGYGTALHLQALRRWGPCTLHRRGFGPVDRAWEAQR, from the coding sequence ATGAAAAACGCCCCAATCCTGGAACACTATGGGCCTCGGTGCGCGGGTGTGGATGAAGCGGGGCGGGGCCCCTTGGCGGGGCCGGTGGTGGCTGCGGCGGTGATTCTGCGCGCACCGCTTCATGGTCTGGATGATTCCAAGAAAATGACGGCGGCCGCACGGGCGCATTGGGCCGTGCGTATCCGCAGTGAGGCCTTGGCCTGGTCGCTGAGCTGGGCTGCGGTTTGGGAGATTGAGCGCTACAATATTCTCCAGGCATCGTTGCGTGCCATGGCGCGGGCTATCGCCGGCCTGCCCCGGCGACCTCAACGGATTCTCGTCGACGGCAACCAGCCGCCCCCCGGCTGGCAAGTGGCGACACTGGTGGGTGGCGATGGCCGGGTGGATGCCATTGCCGCCGCGGGTATTCTCGCCAAAGTGGCACGGGATGAAGAGATGCAGTTGCTCGACAGGTATTACCCCCAATATGGACTGGCGCGGCATATGGGCTATGGCACGGCGTTGCATCTCCAGGCGTTGCGACGCTGGGGACCATGCACGCTGCATCGGCGAGGCTTCGGACCGGTCGATCGGGCCTGGGAGGCGCAGCGATGA
- a CDS encoding DegT/DnrJ/EryC1/StrS aminotransferase family protein: MVDLRAHFAPLRDEILTGIGKILDESSFILGNHGRALEAEVAGLSGVAYGVGCASGTDALMLALRALEIGPGDEVIVPTFTFIATAEAVLYVGATPVFVDVDDRFYAMTVAGIEAAITPRTKAIIPVHLYGLPAEMPAIMALARKHGLRVVEDCAQAIGAEINGQGVGSFGDIGCFSFFPSKNLGAAGDGGMVVTAEAELERKLRGLRNHGSWQTYHHDVLGYNSRLDEMQAVILRAKFPHLVAYNTGRRQAAEWYAEHLAGLDLQLPESPAGYHHVFHQFTIQLNGRDAVKAALHAEGIASAIYYPIPGHQQKMFAHQAHAHCPVAERLAERVLSLPMFPELREEQIARIATVIRRTLHG; encoded by the coding sequence ATGGTTGATTTGCGCGCACACTTTGCGCCGCTGCGGGATGAGATTCTGACAGGGATAGGGAAAATTCTGGACGAGTCCAGCTTTATCCTTGGAAATCATGGGCGTGCGCTGGAGGCGGAGGTAGCAGGCCTCTCTGGCGTTGCCTACGGTGTAGGCTGTGCTTCCGGTACAGATGCCCTGATGCTGGCTCTGCGTGCCCTGGAGATCGGTCCCGGCGACGAGGTGATCGTCCCTACCTTTACGTTCATTGCGACTGCGGAAGCCGTGCTTTATGTGGGTGCTACGCCGGTCTTCGTGGATGTGGATGATCGTTTTTACGCGATGACCGTGGCCGGTATCGAGGCGGCCATTACGCCGCGGACCAAAGCGATCATTCCCGTACATCTCTACGGCTTGCCCGCGGAGATGCCCGCTATCATGGCGCTCGCGCGGAAGCATGGTTTACGGGTGGTTGAGGATTGTGCCCAGGCCATTGGTGCCGAAATCAACGGCCAAGGGGTGGGCAGCTTTGGCGATATCGGCTGTTTTTCTTTCTTCCCCAGCAAAAATCTCGGTGCTGCCGGAGACGGTGGCATGGTAGTGACGGCGGAAGCGGAGCTGGAACGTAAACTGCGCGGACTGCGCAACCATGGTTCCTGGCAGACTTACCACCATGACGTGCTGGGCTATAACAGCCGCCTTGACGAGATGCAGGCGGTGATTCTGCGGGCGAAGTTCCCGCATCTGGTGGCCTATAACACCGGGCGGCGGCAGGCCGCAGAATGGTACGCTGAGCATCTGGCGGGTCTCGACCTGCAATTGCCGGAATCTCCCGCAGGTTATCACCACGTATTCCACCAGTTTACGATTCAGTTGAACGGGCGGGATGCGGTGAAGGCCGCCCTCCATGCTGAAGGCATTGCCAGCGCCATTTATTATCCGATTCCAGGACATCAGCAGAAGATGTTTGCACACCAGGCCCACGCCCATTGTCCGGTGGCAGAGCGTCTGGCGGAGCGGGTACTCTCGTTGCCCATGTTTCCGGAACTGCGTGAGGAGCAGATTGCCAGGATCGCTACCGTGATCCGTCGCACCCTGCACGGCTAA